Proteins found in one Candidatus Neomarinimicrobiota bacterium genomic segment:
- a CDS encoding dCMP deaminase family protein, whose translation MDKRPERPTWDEYFLEIARVVARRSSCLRRQVGAVIVRNKDIISTGYNGAPSFQKNSLEYGFCYRDKHHIKSGTHLELCRAVGSHAESNAIVLAARNGHSTADSTIYVYGHEFICNMCKAMIANAFIHRVVLQKPDGNVVEFIPERDWTVHPVDMAETPEKVAER comes from the coding sequence ATGGACAAGCGACCTGAACGTCCCACCTGGGATGAATACTTTCTGGAAATCGCCCGGGTGGTGGCCCGGCGCTCATCGTGTCTGCGCAGGCAGGTGGGAGCCGTCATCGTCCGAAATAAAGATATTATTTCCACCGGTTACAACGGGGCTCCCAGCTTCCAGAAAAACAGTCTGGAATATGGATTTTGTTACCGCGATAAACACCATATCAAATCCGGAACTCACCTGGAACTGTGCCGTGCCGTGGGTTCTCATGCCGAGTCCAATGCTATTGTACTGGCTGCCCGGAACGGACATTCCACAGCAGACAGCACAATATATGTTTATGGTCATGAGTTTATATGCAATATGTGCAAAGCCATGATTGCCAATGCATTCATTCACCGGGTCGTTTTGCAGAAGCCCGATGGGAATGTTGTGGAATTTATTCCCGAACGGGACTGGACCGTCCATCCCGTGGATATGGCCGAAACACCGGAGAAGGTGGCAGAACGATGA
- a CDS encoding MBL fold metallo-hydrolase — MTMELNILGTASQLPTAERNHGGYLLRWQGQNILLDPGEGIQRQCVKGGLSVPAIRTICISHFHGDHCLGLPGIIQRISLAKVTEPVTIIYPRTGEDFLKRLLTCSDFHQTLTLHLLPIFREGVVFHAGKLRIEAIELKHRIPTYGFRIVQPGGFRFDKEKLNATGIEGKSVGILQEKGELQTDRGIITRESVSKRVPDRVFAYVADTAPGNHLKPLMDHADLLLCETTFMENERDFAEAYDHLTTSTAAKAALENKVDFLIATHFSERYRETGVIEEELREVFPRSYAAEDLTRFSLVLKTKKLYVKNIRKKNGQAT, encoded by the coding sequence ATGACAATGGAACTGAACATCCTGGGAACAGCTTCCCAACTGCCCACGGCAGAGCGAAACCACGGCGGATATTTGTTGCGCTGGCAGGGACAGAATATCCTCCTGGATCCGGGAGAGGGGATTCAGCGTCAGTGTGTGAAAGGCGGGCTCTCAGTGCCGGCTATTCGGACAATATGTATTTCCCATTTCCATGGGGATCACTGCCTGGGACTCCCGGGAATCATACAGCGGATCTCTCTGGCAAAGGTGACTGAACCGGTGACCATCATCTATCCCAGGACAGGAGAGGACTTTTTAAAGAGACTTCTCACCTGCTCGGATTTTCATCAGACCCTGACCCTTCATCTTCTTCCAATATTCCGGGAAGGTGTCGTTTTTCATGCAGGTAAGCTGCGGATTGAAGCCATAGAACTCAAACACCGGATTCCAACCTACGGGTTTCGGATTGTTCAGCCTGGCGGATTCAGGTTTGACAAAGAAAAACTGAATGCCACAGGCATTGAGGGGAAATCCGTTGGGATTTTGCAGGAAAAAGGTGAACTTCAAACAGACAGGGGAATAATCACCCGGGAAAGTGTTTCAAAACGTGTTCCGGACCGGGTTTTTGCTTATGTGGCGGATACGGCGCCGGGAAATCATTTGAAACCCCTCATGGATCATGCGGATCTGCTGCTGTGTGAAACAACCTTTATGGAAAATGAACGGGATTTTGCCGAAGCCTACGATCATTTAACCACAAGCACTGCAGCAAAGGCAGCCCTTGAAAACAAGGTTGATTTTCTTATCGCGACCCATTTTTCGGAACGCTACCGGGAAACCGGCGTTATTGAAGAAGAACTTCGGGAGGTCTTTCCCCGAAGCTATGCCGCCGAGGATCTGACCCGTTTCAGTCTGGTGCTGAAGACAAAGAAACTGTATGTAAAAAACATAAGGAAAAAGAATGGACAAGCGACCTGA
- a CDS encoding M28 family peptidase — protein sequence MADSTLQIIHYLASRYCAGRRTGTDGWKRAQQYIIQQMQDLGILPFYGEEYLQPLPHLPGNIEGANILGYIPGKGQLKNRYIMIEAHYDHLGTDEDELGYYPGADDNAAAVGIILRAAGHFHADPPQADRRSILVACFDAEEPPFFNSPHMGVERFCEANPEVLNAIDLAIFLDLMGHGLGTGTHEKIMDSFFLIGAEKCGVGPVINQLETSVKGIYPRRMGIHAIPPSGNYIAFKKRERPFIFTTSGRNHFYHTLFDSAEKLDYPKINRLVLYFSHLLRDLSIAPRQYFTYDPKGAADAESLKSLKEMFQVMDPETPNLCNIMNYIEKAEKICKANGNLPLPEQSKLLHLVKLIEQYVS from the coding sequence ATGGCTGATTCCACCCTTCAGATTATTCATTACCTTGCTTCCCGATACTGCGCCGGACGCCGGACCGGAACCGACGGGTGGAAAAGGGCGCAGCAGTACATCATCCAACAGATGCAGGATCTGGGCATTCTCCCTTTTTATGGTGAAGAGTATCTTCAGCCTCTCCCTCACCTGCCGGGCAATATTGAAGGGGCAAACATTTTAGGTTATATCCCCGGAAAGGGACAATTGAAAAACCGGTATATCATGATCGAAGCCCATTACGATCATCTGGGGACTGACGAAGATGAGCTGGGCTATTACCCCGGGGCTGATGACAATGCGGCAGCTGTGGGTATCATTCTCAGGGCGGCGGGTCATTTTCACGCCGATCCGCCTCAGGCTGACAGACGGAGTATCCTGGTGGCCTGTTTTGACGCGGAAGAACCCCCCTTTTTCAACTCTCCACACATGGGTGTGGAACGCTTTTGCGAAGCAAATCCCGAGGTATTGAATGCCATTGATTTAGCCATTTTTCTGGATCTTATGGGACACGGTCTGGGCACAGGGACACATGAGAAGATCATGGATTCTTTTTTCCTCATCGGAGCTGAAAAATGTGGTGTCGGTCCGGTAATCAATCAACTTGAGACTTCCGTCAAGGGAATTTATCCCCGACGCATGGGCATTCATGCCATTCCCCCCTCCGGGAACTATATTGCCTTTAAAAAGCGTGAACGTCCTTTTATCTTTACCACTTCCGGTCGGAACCATTTTTACCATACCCTCTTTGATTCTGCCGAAAAACTCGATTACCCCAAAATCAACCGGCTTGTCCTTTATTTTTCACATCTTTTGCGGGATTTATCCATTGCCCCCCGGCAATATTTCACATACGACCCCAAAGGTGCCGCAGATGCCGAATCCCTGAAATCTTTGAAAGAGATGTTTCAGGTTATGGATCCTGAAACACCTAACCTGTGCAATATCATGAATTACATAGAAAAAGCCGAAAAAATCTGTAAGGCAAACGGAAACCTCCCTCTTCCCGAGCAATCAAAACTTCTTCATCTGGTGAAATTGATTGAACAGTATGTGTCCTGA
- the cysS gene encoding cysteine--tRNA ligase encodes MNLVFYNTLSRKKEPFIPLKKGVVKMYTCGPTVYNHAHIGNFRAYIFEDQLKRYLKYKGFNVTQVMNLTDVDDKIIRSCFEKKILLQDYTRPFKDSFFKDLDILNIDRAEVFPAATEHIGDMVKLIQSLMEKGLAYRTEDGNIFYKITAFPRYGRLQNLNPENLRSGGRVESDEYEKESAHDFALWKAWKPTDGDVYWDTPLGKGRPGWHIECSAMSMKYLGETFDIHTGGVDNIFPHHENEIAQSEGATGKPFARYWLHCEHLLWDGEKMSKSLGNIIYIRGLIDRGYSPRAIRYTLLSTHYRQKLNFSLSLLEQSEKSLKRIDDYLFELDQIHEEGPVHEKVEKEVARMLEKFEGAMDDDLNISPALASVFELIRRINRIKTDLPMTSGDKERILEALQKVDQVLGVIFSGDHEKPATLSDEDIEARIIERNEARKNRDWARADTIRDELLKAGIELIDRKEGTTFRRK; translated from the coding sequence ATGAATCTGGTTTTTTACAACACACTCTCCCGGAAAAAAGAACCCTTCATTCCACTGAAAAAAGGTGTTGTAAAGATGTATACCTGTGGCCCGACGGTTTATAACCATGCCCATATCGGCAATTTCCGGGCCTATATCTTTGAGGATCAGCTGAAGCGCTACCTGAAATATAAGGGATTCAATGTTACCCAGGTGATGAATCTTACGGATGTGGACGATAAAATTATCCGCAGTTGTTTTGAAAAAAAGATTCTCCTTCAGGATTATACACGGCCTTTCAAAGATTCTTTCTTTAAGGACCTGGACATTTTGAATATTGACAGGGCGGAGGTTTTTCCGGCGGCTACGGAACACATCGGGGATATGGTAAAATTAATTCAGTCTCTGATGGAGAAGGGGCTGGCTTATCGTACAGAGGACGGAAACATTTTTTACAAGATCACGGCTTTTCCCCGTTACGGCCGTTTACAGAATCTGAACCCGGAAAATCTCCGAAGTGGAGGCCGGGTGGAAAGTGACGAATACGAAAAGGAATCGGCGCACGATTTTGCCTTGTGGAAGGCCTGGAAACCGACTGACGGGGATGTCTATTGGGACACGCCGCTGGGTAAAGGCCGTCCCGGCTGGCATATCGAATGTTCTGCCATGTCCATGAAATATCTGGGAGAAACATTTGATATTCATACCGGCGGAGTGGATAATATTTTTCCCCATCATGAGAATGAAATTGCCCAGAGTGAGGGGGCTACGGGTAAACCTTTTGCCCGGTACTGGCTCCATTGCGAACACCTGCTCTGGGACGGGGAGAAAATGAGTAAATCCCTGGGAAATATTATTTATATCCGGGGGTTGATCGACAGAGGCTATTCCCCCCGTGCCATCCGATATACACTGCTTTCCACTCATTACCGCCAGAAATTGAATTTCAGTCTTTCTCTACTGGAACAATCGGAAAAATCCCTCAAGCGGATTGACGATTACCTCTTTGAGCTGGATCAGATTCATGAGGAAGGTCCTGTCCATGAAAAGGTGGAAAAAGAAGTTGCCCGGATGCTGGAAAAATTTGAAGGGGCCATGGATGATGATCTGAACATTTCTCCGGCTCTGGCTTCGGTATTTGAATTAATCCGCAGGATAAACCGGATAAAGACAGATTTGCCGATGACAAGTGGTGATAAAGAAAGGATTTTGGAAGCATTACAAAAAGTGGATCAGGTTTTAGGGGTTATTTTTTCGGGAGATCACGAAAAGCCCGCAACGTTGTCCGATGAGGACATTGAAGCGAGGATAATCGAACGGAATGAAGCACGGAAGAACAGGGACTGGGCCAGAGCCGATACCATCCGTGATGAATTGCTGAAAGCCGGGATTGAACTCATCGACCGGAAAGAAGGGACTACCTTCCGGCGGAAATGA
- a CDS encoding D-alanine--D-alanine ligase has translation MNICVLLGGASPERNVSITSGKAVGQALESLGHTVFYVDPSTPWHEMARFRKKLETFDVTDSHFDDMVQRDETVFMDHIRKLKALDTDVVFNALHGGSGENGIIAAVLDIAGLPYTGSGPLASALSMDKYLSRVLAEKTGVQTGRVVRITKSTHINPDELTFPLVIKPNSAGSSVGLHVLMEPCDIRPLVKDALKYDSVILAEEYIPGQELTVPVVGGKAFPLIEILPEGGVYTFETKYASGKSRYLIPAPLTDDLTQSLKEKALRIWDILGLENYARIDFRLKDGKEIYFLEANSLPGMTATSLLPKSAKVMGMDFPALTDWIVKDALKRFEKKEST, from the coding sequence ATGAATATCTGTGTCTTGCTGGGTGGAGCTTCACCGGAACGGAATGTCTCCATTACCAGTGGAAAAGCAGTGGGTCAAGCACTGGAATCTCTGGGTCATACCGTTTTTTATGTGGATCCCTCCACACCCTGGCATGAAATGGCCCGGTTCCGCAAAAAACTGGAGACCTTTGATGTAACGGACAGTCATTTTGATGATATGGTACAGCGGGATGAAACGGTTTTTATGGATCATATCCGGAAATTGAAAGCCCTGGATACTGATGTGGTTTTTAATGCCCTCCACGGGGGAAGCGGTGAAAACGGTATCATCGCAGCGGTTCTGGATATTGCCGGGTTGCCTTATACAGGATCAGGTCCCCTGGCGTCTGCCCTGTCTATGGATAAATACCTCTCCAGGGTTTTGGCAGAAAAAACAGGCGTTCAAACGGGACGCGTCGTCAGGATTACAAAGAGCACACACATCAATCCCGATGAATTGACATTTCCCCTGGTGATAAAACCCAACAGTGCCGGATCATCCGTGGGGCTCCATGTCCTGATGGAACCCTGTGATATCCGTCCACTGGTGAAGGATGCCCTGAAATATGATTCGGTGATTCTGGCGGAAGAATACATTCCGGGACAGGAACTCACGGTGCCTGTTGTGGGTGGCAAAGCCTTTCCCCTTATTGAAATTCTCCCTGAAGGTGGTGTGTATACCTTTGAGACAAAATACGCATCAGGGAAAAGCCGTTATCTGATACCGGCACCTCTGACTGATGATTTGACCCAATCCCTGAAAGAGAAGGCCTTGCGCATCTGGGATATTTTGGGTCTTGAAAATTATGCCCGGATTGATTTCAGACTGAAAGACGGGAAAGAGATTTATTTTCTGGAAGCCAACTCCCTGCCCGGCATGACGGCCACAAGTCTTCTTCCTAAATCGGCTAAAGTCATGGGGATGGATTTCCCGGCCTTAACGGATTGGATTGTAAAGGATGCCCTGAAACGTTTTGAAAAAAAGGAATCAACATGA
- a CDS encoding HAD family hydrolase yields the protein MVFLDRDGVLNEDRDEYVRTLRDVKVYPYVPEAILQLTQHAITVIIISNQSGIHRHFFSGDTAERIFKKVIQTAESAGGKITDYYYCPHTPEEGCSCRKPRTGMIQQAVADHNIHLNEALMVGDSRSDYETSRNAGIPFILVRTGKGKETEKALKTMDPDLTVADTLKEAVSSIVRRT from the coding sequence GTGGTATTTCTGGACAGGGACGGGGTGCTGAATGAAGACCGGGATGAATACGTCCGTACTCTACGGGATGTGAAGGTCTATCCGTATGTACCCGAAGCCATTCTGCAACTGACACAGCATGCCATAACTGTTATTATCATCAGCAATCAGTCCGGTATTCACCGGCATTTTTTTTCCGGGGATACAGCGGAGAGAATATTCAAAAAGGTAATCCAAACTGCAGAGTCTGCAGGCGGGAAAATCACGGATTATTATTATTGTCCCCATACCCCGGAAGAAGGATGTTCCTGCCGCAAACCCCGAACAGGTATGATTCAACAAGCGGTTGCCGATCATAACATCCATTTGAATGAAGCTTTGATGGTGGGAGACAGCCGTTCAGATTATGAAACCTCCCGGAATGCCGGCATTCCCTTTATCCTGGTCCGGACCGGCAAGGGAAAAGAAACCGAAAAAGCATTAAAAACAATGGATCCGGATCTGACGGTGGCTGATACCCTGAAAGAAGCCGTATCAAGTATCGTGAGGAGAACCTGA